Proteins encoded within one genomic window of Bemisia tabaci chromosome 2, PGI_BMITA_v3:
- the LOC109036173 gene encoding uncharacterized protein translates to MTLKLNVSPNFENETFSNVSRRRGKEFISEETLMESRNYNYDPAYPSYAQPVNPSGSGEEAYHPFATITRESGWYQDPTYPTLTTAKTPRAPQFPVPPHRWRLPLWYRARLRGYPKDEPFYDYLEDEELQRWSQPTAPASSVSPIRPEFHRYHEGGGGGYDYSPSYDFAHVHEHGGHTETTSKFDFSKIGLLLLLKLAIAKLKALGALQIMLLLLLKAKLLLAMMALKFFMVLKAMKLLKYLIAPLLFSSLLPLLMMIPMSLLSALLPLLMNLNQMQPDDPDPVEDLPDPPDNEEPDEMGGDTPESGQRRKRRKHHRSRALGEIQRLLRSEDCLQRMACELAAKKQLAIVPFIVAWSLKKLANMLPIPIVKEYAKAYTNGRQMNRSSSGCSSKYRCNYLKKRS, encoded by the exons ATGACATTAAAGTTAAATGTAAGCCCGAATTTCGAGAACGAAACTTTCTCGAACGTCAGCCGACGACGCGGCAAGGAGTTCATCTCAGAGGAGACCCTGATGGAGTCCCGAAACTACAACTACGACCCCGCGTACCCCTCCTACGCGCAACCCGTGAACCCAAGCGGCTCCGGCGAAGAGGCGTACCACCCGTTCGCGACCATCACTCGCGAGTCGGGGTGGTACCAGGACCCGACCTACCCCACGCTGACGACCGCCAAGACACCCCGCGCCCCGCAGTTCCCGGTACCACCCCACCGCTGGCGCCTGCCGCTCTGGTACCGCGCCCGCCTCCGCGGCTACCCCAAAGACGAGCCCTTCTACGACTACCTCGAGGACGAGGAGCTCCAGCGCTGGTCCCAGCCCACGGCCCCCGCCTCCAGCGTGAGCCCCATCCGCCCGGAGTTCCACCGGTACCACgaggggggcggcggcggcTACGACTACAGCCCCTCTTACGACTTCGCGCATGTCCATGAACACGGCGGCCACACTGAGACCACGAGCAagttcgatttttcaaaaatcgggcTTCTCCTCTTGTTGAAGCTAGCCATCGCCAAGCTCAAAGCCCTCGGTGCGCTCCAGATCATGTTGCTTCTTCTCCTGAAGGCCAAGCTCCTCTTGGCGATGATGGCCCTCAAGTTCTTCATGGTCCTCAAGGCGATGAAGCTGCTCAAGTACCTGATCGCGCCGCTGCTGTTCTCGTCGCTGTTGCCGCTGCTCATGATGATTCCGATGAGTCTGCTGTCGGCGCTGCTCCCGCTCCTGATGAACCTCAACCAGATGCAGCCGGATGATCCGGACCCGGTGGAAGACCTTCCGGATCCCCCGGATAATGAGGAGCCCGATGAAATGGGCGGAGATACGCCGGAATCTGGCCAGAGGCGGAAGAGACGGAAGCATCATAGAAGTCGCGCCTTGGGCGAGATTCAAAGGCTTCTGCGCTCTGAGGATTGCCTCCAGAGGATGGCCTGCGAGCTGGCCGCCAAGAAACAGTTGGCCATCGTACCGTTTATTGTTGCTTG GAGTTTGAAGAAGCTCGCCAACATGTTGCCAATCCCCATTGTGAAAGAGTACGCAAAAGCTTACACTAATGGCCGTCAGATGAATCGGTCTTCTTCAGGATGTTCCTCTAAATATAGATGCAATTACCTCAAGAAACGGAGTTGA